One genomic region from Leptolyngbyaceae cyanobacterium JSC-12 encodes:
- a CDS encoding hypothetical protein (IMG reference gene:2510093773), with protein MRGTRVFRRYHRQVAVIMCLPLTLTIITGTAYPILDGWLSLHKVSGFILKIHSGSVFGLDAIYPIFNGLGLMGLLITGLSMTSLFSKKGAIAEVPVGQLELEKKRMKN; from the coding sequence ATGAGAGGGACTCGTGTTTTTCGCCGATATCATCGGCAAGTAGCTGTAATTATGTGCTTACCATTGACGCTCACAATTATTACAGGAACAGCTTATCCAATTTTGGATGGATGGCTTTCGCTTCATAAAGTATCTGGATTTATTCTTAAGATTCATTCAGGTAGTGTTTTTGGACTTGATGCAATCTATCCCATTTTCAATGGGCTAGGCTTGATGGGGCTGCTTATCACAGGCTTAAGCATGACCAGTTTATTTTCTAAAAAGGGGGCGATCGCGGAAGTTCCGGTCGGGCAACTTGAACTAGAGAAAAAACGAATGAAAAATTAA
- a CDS encoding hypothetical protein (IMG reference gene:2510093774): MLKRLRLRSKLLVFLACIILPIALAWGCSSTLPSKQSSLSSNQTSTEATSLNSEAITLATGIAKDIIAACPIADPGDDNARNLCADKLSRLESLRNAMAKEVVWGAQKEAGKYALKENHTTSFDPLVWRRTYLSTFMFSGEPRVEQKDNLTIVHLPVQFRNKLDAGAFPYPFWHSHRKWTSYQQAKEIMLIMKDGEIKGALRSADKDTQRPLVEREWDGQWSWKNISGQQEPRVVLYQYLFSASNPHVKKLDATYRAFEVEMRQHSCDICHSPHNANEMNPLLILNYPNQALTLRHETLRQIKEKLMPPPNGIQDEAELGKIVKLAEEFAKVGDQALAYEGEKSVKAEKIKSSNAS; this comes from the coding sequence GTGCTTAAACGACTTAGGCTTCGTTCTAAGCTCTTAGTTTTTCTTGCATGTATTATTTTGCCGATCGCACTTGCGTGGGGATGTTCATCTACCCTTCCAAGCAAGCAATCGTCTCTCTCAAGCAATCAGACATCGACCGAAGCTACCTCGCTTAACAGCGAAGCCATAACCTTGGCAACGGGAATTGCCAAAGATATCATTGCCGCATGTCCGATTGCTGATCCTGGCGATGATAATGCTCGTAATCTCTGTGCAGATAAGCTTTCCAGACTTGAATCCTTGCGTAATGCAATGGCGAAAGAGGTTGTCTGGGGGGCACAAAAAGAGGCTGGTAAATATGCCCTCAAAGAAAACCACACCACCTCATTTGATCCGCTGGTTTGGCGGCGAACATACCTTTCTACTTTTATGTTTTCGGGTGAACCCAGAGTTGAGCAAAAGGACAATCTGACGATCGTCCATTTACCTGTGCAATTTCGCAATAAGCTTGATGCTGGTGCTTTTCCGTATCCTTTCTGGCATTCACACCGAAAGTGGACTTCTTATCAGCAAGCGAAAGAAATTATGCTGATCATGAAGGATGGGGAAATCAAAGGTGCACTTCGATCAGCTGATAAAGATACCCAACGTCCATTAGTTGAACGTGAGTGGGATGGTCAATGGAGTTGGAAAAATATATCAGGACAACAAGAACCGCGGGTTGTACTTTACCAGTATCTTTTCTCTGCTAGCAATCCGCACGTTAAGAAATTGGATGCAACTTACCGGGCTTTTGAAGTAGAGATGCGGCAGCATTCATGTGATATTTGCCACAGCCCGCATAATGCAAACGAGATGAACCCATTGCTGATATTGAACTACCCAAATCAGGCGCTGACCTTACGCCATGAAACGCTTCGCCAAATTAAGGAAAAGTTAATGCCACCACCCAATGGCATCCAGGATGAGGCAGAGCTAGGAAAGATTGTTAAGTTAGCTGAGGAATTTGCCAAAGTTGGGGATCAAGCACTTGCTTATGAAGGTGAAAAGTCAGTGAAGGCAGAAAAAATAAAATCATCAAATGCTAGTTAA